Within the Hypericibacter adhaerens genome, the region AAGCGCCGGACGATGTCGGGCCCGTCGAGCCCCAGGAAATCGGCATAGGAGCGCACGAAGCCCACCGCGTAGGTCGTGCCGGGCAGGGCGCCGAAATCGCCCTCCTCGATCGCGCGCAGATAGACCGCGCGGATGCGCAGCTGCTGCGCCACGCTCTGGAGGTTGCGTCCCGTGGCCTCGCGGGCCGTGCGCAGCAAGGTTCCCACGCGGCTGCCGCCGCGGTCGGCGCCCGGGTCGCCTGTGCCTAGATGCGCGTTATCCGCCATGTCATCGCTCGACGATATCCGGCCGGAAGCGGATCTCCGGCACTCTCAATCATGGCCTCGGGCGCTTTCAGCGCGCCGTGCCGCCGACTTCGGGACCGGTCCGGCTCTTCCGGCCGCCTCGGGGTCCCGCCCACCACACGATATTGCCTGCAAGGTAGCAAATCCGGCCCCCGAACGCCAACGGCGCCACGGTCGCGGATCGAGGTAAAGGGCGCGTTAGCGAGGCTCAGCGACCGCGGCCGGCCTCGCCGAAGCTGGCCTCCCGCGCGCTCAAGGCTGCGACCGCCTGTCCCACCAGCTCGTCGATGATGACCCGGGTCGGCTGCTCCTCATTGACCATGCCGACGCTCTGGCCCGCCATGACCGACCCGTTCTCGACATCGCCCTCGATCACGGCCCGGCGCAGCGCGCCCGCCCAGAAATGCTCGATCTCGAGCTGCGCCGCCTTCTGGTCGAGCTCGCCGCGATCGACCCGGTCGATCACGTTGCGCTGGGCCTCGAGAAAGCGCTTGGTCGCGGCGTTGGCGAGGGCGCGAACCGGGATCACCGGGAAGCGCGGATCGAGCTGGACCGAGAGGACCGCGTCGCGCGCGGCCGCGCGGATGAAGGCCTGCTTGAACTTGGGATGCGCGATCGATTCCGTCGCGCAGACGAAGCGCGAGCCGAGCTGCACGCCCGCGGCGCCCATCTCCAGATAGCCCAGGATCGCCTCGCCGCGGCCGATGCCGCCGGCGACGAAGACCGGCACCTCGCGGATGGCCGGCAGGATCTCCTGCGCCAGCACCGAGGTCGAGACCGGACCGGTATGGCCGCCCGCTTCCATGCCCTCGATGATGATCGCGTCGGCGCCGCTCTTGACCAGCTTGCGCGCGATCACGAGCGCCGGCGCGAAGCACATGGCCTTGGCCCCGCCCTGGCGCACGCGCTGGATCGCGGCCCCCGGCGGGATGCCGCCGGCCAGCACCACGTGGCCGACCTTGTGATCGAGGCAGATCTCGATCAGCGCCATCAGCTCGGGATGCATGGTGATGACGTTGACGCCGAAGGGCCGGTCGGTCTTCTGCTTGGTCGCCGCGATCTCGGCGCTCAGGAGCGCCGGCGACATCGAGCCGGTCGCGATCACGCCGAAGCCGCCGGCATTGGAGATGGCCGAGACCAGGTTGCGCTCGGAGACCCAGGTCATGGCGCCGCCCATGATGGCATGCCCGCAGCCGAGGAATTCGCGGCCCCGGCTCCAGAGCCGGTCGAGATGCGCCCGGGCGACGGCCTCGTTCATGGTCGGATCAGGCCGCGTCGAGGCCGTAGGCGGTATGGAGCGCGCGCACAGCGAGCTCGGTATATTCCTCGGCCACCAGCACGCTCACCTTGATCTCGGAGGTCGAGATCACCTGGATGTTGATGCCCTTCTCGGCCAGCGCCTTGAACATGCGCTGCGCCACGCCGGCATGGCTGCGCATGCCGAGCCCGATGACCGAGACCTTCACCACGTTCGAATCGGCGTCCAGCGCATGGTAGCCCAGCGCCACGCGGCGATCCTCGAGCACCTTCTTGGTGCGCTCGAGATCGGCCTTGGTCACGGTGAAGGTGAGGTCCGTGAACTGCCCGCTCTCGGAGGTGT harbors:
- a CDS encoding NAD(P)H-dependent flavin oxidoreductase, coding for MNEAVARAHLDRLWSRGREFLGCGHAIMGGAMTWVSERNLVSAISNAGGFGVIATGSMSPALLSAEIAATKQKTDRPFGVNVITMHPELMALIEICLDHKVGHVVLAGGIPPGAAIQRVRQGGAKAMCFAPALVIARKLVKSGADAIIIEGMEAGGHTGPVSTSVLAQEILPAIREVPVFVAGGIGRGEAILGYLEMGAAGVQLGSRFVCATESIAHPKFKQAFIRAAARDAVLSVQLDPRFPVIPVRALANAATKRFLEAQRNVIDRVDRGELDQKAAQLEIEHFWAGALRRAVIEGDVENGSVMAGQSVGMVNEEQPTRVIIDELVGQAVAALSAREASFGEAGRGR